The Engystomops pustulosus unplaced genomic scaffold, aEngPut4.maternal MAT_SCAFFOLD_274, whole genome shotgun sequence genome contains the following window.
GAGGGCCCTGCATTTACCTTTATACCACTCAACAGCATTCACCGCCTGCGCCGTCCGGCAGGTCAACGTCACTAGATGACCGACCACCACCGTCTGGTCCGTCAGCTCCTCCACAAATGCTGGAGCTGAAAGGAACAAGTTCATTATGAAgcctcctccagtcacatccagagctgcagccacagtcACAGACTGTTGTATAATGCAGGATACACCCTGCGCAGGCACCGGACCTGCAGAAACCGCAGTTTGATGCATCTTCTCACCTTTGTCCTTGCTGCTGAGGTTCGGCAGCTTGAAGGTCGGGAGCCCTCTTTTCTTGAGTGATCCAGAGACTCTGCCCACTGCTGCTTGTTCAGTGACTGGAAGCTTCATCATCTCTGAGGGACCTGCTGGAGAGTGATCAGACTGTTGTCAGAGGTCATGTACGATCACGTAGACATCCCATGTCTGCAGGTCACGTATGCAGGTCATGTATGGTCATGTAGGCAGGCCATGTATGGTCACGTATGCAGGTCATGTACGGTCACGTAGACAGGCCATGTATGGTCATGTAGGCAGGTCATGTATGGTCATGTAGGCAGGTCATGTATGGTCATGTAGACAGGTCATGTATGGTCATGTAGGCAGGTCATGTATGGTCATGTAGGCAGGCCATGTATGGTCATGTAGGCAGGCCATGTATGGTCATGTATGGTCACGTATGCAGGTCATGTATGGTCATGTAGGCAGGCCATGTATGGTCATGTATGGTCACGTATGCAGGTCATGTATGGTCATGTAGGCAGGTCATGTAGACAGGTCATGTATGGTCATGTAGGCAGGTCATGTATGGTCATGTAGGCAGGTCATGTATGGTCATGAAGACAGGTCATGTATGGTCATGTAGGCAGGTCATGTATGGTCATGTAGGCAGGTCATGTATGGTCATGTATGCAGGTCATGTATGGTCATGTAGACAGGTCATGTATGGTCATGTAGGCAGGTCATGTATGGTCACGTATGCAGGTCATGTATGGTCATGTAGGCAGGCCATGTATGGTCATGTAGACAGGTCATGTATGGTCATGTAGGCAGGTCATGTATGGTCACGTATGCAGGTCATGTATGGTCATGAAGACAGGTCATGTATGGTCATGTAGGCAGGTCATGTATGGTCATGTAGGCAGGTCATGTATGGTCATGTAGACAGGTCATGTATGGTCATGTAGGCAGGTCATGTATGGTCACGTAGACAGGTCAGGTATGGTCATGTGGTCATCCATATTATTAGAAACTGGGACCTCTCTTCTCACCTTCCTTCCCATTCCCTGGCTTTCTTTTGATGATTCGGGATATGTTGGCCACCGAGGCTTTTACCTTCTGCTTCAGACTTAGCTCTGAACTTTTCATGTTGTTTTCAGATTTCCGATGAGTTCGGAAGAGTTTTATCCTTTTTCTTAACAATTTTCTGTCTTTTGTAGCCGTCTGATGCAAATCTTCAGGCTGGAGTGTCTGCAGAGGTAGAACAGCCTTCATGACCTCTGAGCCTCCTGATGAGGTCTCCATGGCCATCTCACCGGAGTCCTGGGGAAGCTCAGATGTTGTGGAAGACACTGGAGACTTTTGTTCATCTATAGCCAGGGAAGTCTGGGGGGCTGTAAAAAGGTCATAAATATCTTGGAGGTGGGAAGGAGTTGCACCTATGTCTAAACGCTTAAGCTCAGGACTTGTGGAGGACGCTTTGTGATGAATTTCAACAATCTCCACCAATGACACCTCTGAATGTCTACCGGCCTCATCAAAGTCTGAGAAGTTGTCTGATCGTCGCCCTGTACCGGAACTATCTGAATGTGAAATGAAGGTCTTACTGGAGCTTCGGCTCTCAATGGTGGATACCTCTGCCCGAGAGAGAGACTCATAGAAGCTGCACTGAGAGCCTGAGGTCATCTCTGGATCCTTGGTTATCTGCTCTATTGGGCTAGGGTCAGTATCCATTGCTGGGATGTCCACGTCTTCTAATCCCATGGGAACCACTGGAGGAAAATCAGGAACAGCTTCTTGGATGGTTGTCTTCTGCCCACTTGCCAACATGTCCATCTCATCTGACAAAGTGGACATTTCTCCAACTAAGTCCTCTATGGTAACATGCTGGCAATTAAGTTGAGGCGAAATATTGCTATGGCCAGGTGGGACTTGTACTACATGAATGGTTTCTGACATTTCAGATGGAGGCATTTCTGGACTGTCTATCTGGTGGTCCAGCATCTGGCTGATAGTTGGCTGTATCTGCTCTCCATGGTCAGGCTGGGGTACCTTCATCTCTGTCGTTATCGTATCTTCAAAGATTTTATCTTCCAAAGGTTTTGTGGCCATTATCAAAGAGATTGGCTCAGTCATTGTCTCTGGAATtcttgcacgttcttcatggactGTGATATGTTCCTCCATGTTCTCTTGATGGATCACTGTCACCGTTGTGTTATCGTCATTGCTTAGTTCTACAAGCTGGGACGTTTCTGAATTGGTTTCTCCAAAAGCCTTAGACACATCAGTCCTTTTCTTGTCCGGTATAATCCGTTCTGTGCATTTATCACCTTCTGTGGAAGTGTCCGAGGTCAGAAAGTCATTTCCTTTAAAAGCGCTGTGGACTGTGAATGTCACTCCACCTTGAATGTCTAAGGGCGGAGCTGAAGAGTCTAAAGTTTCCACAGGTCTCACAAATGCTATGATGGTGCTTTCATCTACCTCTGGTGGTACAGATGATGATCTTTCTCTACTTCCATTGACGTCTGTTATAGTGTGCTGGTGAAACACTGCAATGATGCTGCTGCCCCTGTCTGTTGGGGGTGCAGACAGAGGTCTCTGTGTCGAGGACATTTTTATGGGTGCTGAAAACTCAGTGTCAGTGTCCATCTTACATTTCCCTGTCTCCACTCTTGAAGTATCTTGATCTACTTCTTCCACAACAGTCCCTTTGTAGACACTCAGTGGTCTTGATTTGTAGTCATCAAGAGAACGGCTTCTACTGGAAACTTTGAAGGAAGACTTGAAGGAGCTCTTCGCTGTGTCAAATGATGCCGATTTCTTAAGGGAGCTTAGCTGTCCATCCTGGTCAGAAAATAttctttgttccatggcaaactGTTCCAGCAGTGGTTCCCGCAAACCACTTAGGATTTTTGGGGAATATCCGGCCTTCATCAAACTTCTGCGCGCTCTCTCTCGATGCCTGATGAAGTCTTTTGGCGAGCTGTCCTGTGAAGTCAGGCCGGGTGCTTCAGAATCCTGGTTGTAGAAGGTGCTATTGATGATGCTTTGTCTCGGCACACAGACTAAGGATGGTTTGTCAGCCAATCTTTGATGTAGCAGAGCACTGTCTGCAGAAGTCCCTCTAACAAAAGATCCAGTCTTTGGTTTTTTAGAGACAAGGCCCCCTATTTCAATGGTGGCAGATCTGCAGATATGTTGCTTGCCTGGAGAGGTCTCCACAGAAAGTATTTTTTCCTCTAGATCTTTTTGGCTTTCTATTGACTCCACAACACTTTCATGTTCTCGCTTGTGTCTGGTCATTGGGGAGGCATCAAGACTTtccaactttttttcttttagaacatCTTTGTCTACTTGACCCGTTTCTGGCTCCGGCGTGTTCGACTTTTCCAACATTTCCTTTTCAGACATTTTGAAGATTGACAAGTGCAGCTCGAGGGAAGGATTGCAATCTTTTGCAGTGGGACTAACGTCACTCTCATTGTCGGAGGACGAGCCGCTGCtggaggaggagctgctgcattCCACCAGGTGTCGGGGAATACCGAGCGATGTGCTCTCCAGTTTGCCGTTCAGGAGCTCCGGAATGGACCTCATGACCAGGATGGATTTATAACACATCAGCGACCGCTGAAAACACAAGATCAATCAGAGTTACCTGGAATAATCACCTAGTAGGACAAGGCGTACAAAAATAATCCACCACCCACCCACGGCATACAGAGAAGCGCAATGTTTCCTGCTCATATCGCATGCAGACAGATTGGTTGCTATAGGTAACAGAATTTATTTCTAATGTGGGGACAAGTCTGCACAAAACGTAATGTGACTGCATAATGACACTTGGTGCAGCTGTCGCATCATAGACCGTCTTTACTGAGGAGCCGCCACATTTCCCAGGAATAAGATGAAATTCCATGTATTTTTCACTGTAACATCGCGTCAGTGGTGAATCACCCGGAACATTCTGACTCTTTTCTGATGGTGACTCAGTCTTCGTGTTCGCTCTATTTGCAGAAGCCCATCTGAGGATATCAAGAAGATGTCACATGCGGATTATGGGAATGTGCAGCTTCCCGGTGTGTATCACCAGGGAGAAGATGTGGATGTCCAAGCACCTCAAAACCGGAACTAGGAAGAAGCAGGGTGCTGCTCCCTCCACCCACTGAGAAGATCCCTCGCATCCCAAGTGACAGCTGCTCCCTCACATCCCAAgtgacagctgctccctccacCCACTGAGAAGATCCCTCGCGTCCCAAGTGACAGCTGCTCCCTCGCGTCCCAAGTGACAGCTGCTCTCTCGCGTCCCAAGTGACAGCTGCTCCCTCGCGTCCCAAGTGACAGCTGCTCCCTCGCGTCCCAAGTGACAGCTGCTCCCTCGCGTCCCAAGTGACAGCTGCTCTCTCGCGTTCCAAGTGACAGCTGCTCCCTCGTGTCCCAAGTGACAGCTGCTCCTTCATGTCCCAAGTGACAGCTGCTCCCTCACTTCCCAAGTGACAGCTGCTCCCTCGCATCCCAAGTGACAGCTGCTCCCTCGTGTCCCAAGTGACAGCTGCTCCTTCATGTCCCAAGTGACAGCTGCTCCCTCGCGTCCCAAGTGACAGCTGCTCTCTCGCATCCCAAgtgacagctgctccctcggGTCCCAAgtgacagctgctccctcggGTCCCAAGTGACATCCGCTCCCTTGCGTCCCAAGTGACATCCGCTCCCTTGCGTCCCAAGTGACAGCCGCTCCCTTCCGTCCCAAGTGACAGCTGCTCCCTCACATCCAAAGTGACAGCTGCTCTCCTGCTGCCTCAAGTTCCAAGTGACAGCCGCTCCCTTCCGTCCCAAGTGACAGCCGCTCCCTCGCGTCTCAAGTGACAGCCGCTCTCCTGCTCCCTTATGTTCCAAgtgacagctgctccctcggGTCCCAAGTGACAGCTGCTCCCTCACATCCTAAGTGACAGCTGCTCTCCTGCTGCCTCAAGTTCCAAGTGTCAGCTTCTCTTTTACATCTTTTGTGACAGTCATCATGTCCCTAAGATTTCCGGTCTTACCATTTACCTTCTATTATGATTCATCCGC
Protein-coding sequences here:
- the LOC140110404 gene encoding obscurin-like → EKEQNPKRQPRRRKLKSFFQVKEEIGRGCFGFVKRVVHKGNGATCAAKFIPLRSKTRHQAFRERDILSELSHDRITRLLDAFETKKTLILIMEICCGEELLDRLFRKHTITERQVKLYLRQLLEAIAYLHDKNILHLDIKPSNILMLRSAQDDIKLCDFGFAQKIIPSEFQYSKYGTPEFVAPEIASQAPVCKGSDIWPIGVISYLCLVSASPFAGQNDRETLLNVQHGKMNWSCPAFTQLSQPAKDFMMATVHMSPDARPTAHECIQHQWFTGSSGPEDTQPISSKNLRFLVARSRWQRSLMCYKSILVMRSIPELLNGKLESTSLGIPRHLVECSSSSSSSGSSSDNESDVSPTAKDCNPSLELHLSIFKMSEKEMLEKSNTPEPETGQVDKDVLKEKKLESLDASPMTRHKREHESVVESIESQKDLEEKILSVETSPGKQHICRSATIEIGGLVSKKPKTGSFVRGTSADSALLHQRLADKPSLVCVPRQSIINSTFYNQDSEAPGLTSQDSSPKDFIRHRERARRSLMKAGYSPKILSGLREPLLEQFAMEQRIFSDQDGQLSSLKKSASFDTAKSSFKSSFKVSSRSRSLDDYKSRPLSVYKGTVVEEVDQDTSRVETGKCKMDTDTEFSAPIKMSSTQRPLSAPPTDRGSSIIAVFHQHTITDVNGSRERSSSVPPEVDESTIIAFVRPVETLDSSAPPLDIQGGVTFTVHSAFKGNDFLTSDTSTEGDKCTERIIPDKKRTDVSKAFGETNSETSQLVELSNDDNTTVTVIHQENMEEHITVHEERARIPETMTEPISLIMATKPLEDKIFEDTITTEMKVPQPDHGEQIQPTISQMLDHQIDSPEMPPSEMSETIHVVQVPPGHSNISPQLNCQHVTIEDLVGEMSTLSDEMDMLASGQKTTIQEAVPDFPPVVPMGLEDVDIPAMDTDPSPIEQITKDPEMTSGSQCSFYESLSRAEVSTIESRSSSKTFISHSDSSGTGRRSDNFSDFDEAGRHSEVSLVEIVEIHHKASSTSPELKRLDIGATPSHLQDIYDLFTAPQTSLAIDEQKSPVSSTTSELPQDSGEMAMETSSGGSEVMKAVLPLQTLQPEDLHQTATKDRKLLRKRIKLFRTHRKSENNMKSSELSLKQKVKASVANISRIIKRKPGNGKEAGPSEMMKLPVTEQAAVGRVSGSLKKRGLPTFKLPNLSSKDKAPAFVEELTDQTVVVGHLVTLTCRTAQAVNAVEWYKDGVPLQSSERVLISSTLKNYHLLTILVVSAQDLGIYACVATNPLGSASTCCIIKKAEIPCCPSRPEVAQVYKDGALIVWRPVESNSPVTYFLQYRKEGEEWRALTLDISDCCYSTRSLCEGQVYSFRIACISKAGMGPYSEPSAGVRIGRLSPGHVGSPTAPESADASERGFMADLHVEGGRGRFSSVRPCREKSTGRAYVAKVIPYTEETREETLQEYQVLKKLHHTNVVQLHAAYLSPHDLVLMLELCEGRQLLHCLTTGPSYSELEVRDYLWQVLSAVEFLHDKQILHLDLRSENIIVTEHKLLKILDFGSAQYYLPDKLVTLRRYSDYLETMAPEILEGQGAVPPTDIWAVGITAFIMLSADLPFSGDQGSELEKGIKKGVVRFGRCYAGLSGGAVRFLQSTLWANPWGRPSAADCLKMPWLQEAGLATLQEPPVIFPSTKLRSHLHERRRREASVHAAAAQKMQ